The sequence gtgttgggcagtgaaacactgttattttcataagatgtcggtggtaaagatgcgtatgttgagatggatgtgtggtcatatgAGAAAGGATAGGGtaagtaatgaaataattaggacaaaactaggggttacatctattgagaataaaatgagggaaaaccgactaaggtggtttgaccatgtaagacgaagagcgcttgatgcgccagtTAGGAGGACTAAatagtggcaaagggatgtagtggtgaggggtagggatagacctaagcaaacttggaggatgGTGATCGatagtgatatgagtttattagggattgaggagaatatggtagtggataggacacagtggagggagagaatttgtgtcgctgacaggacttgattgcacggtttcatatgatggttcatgttagccgaccctgaatcattttgggactaaggctttgttgttgttgttgttgttctttctctttttcatgttttccttTTTCGCCTATAGCTCCTAAAATACCAAACCTTAAGAAAACCTCTAAAGCTGATAAGTCCATTGGGAAGAAAACAATGGACAAAGTTTAATTATGCATTGAGGAGCAGCCGTCTATGATGACTACGATGaatattaatcattttttaaaGATGATCCTGATATATGAAGGATGGATGTTCGTGCTCTCACCTCAACTTGTCGGGTAGGCGCCAGTCGCTGAGGTTACTTGGGTATTTATAGTCAACATATGGAAATGAGGCTAGAATTTCCCCTTATGAGTAGTGTGGAGGATGTTTGGAGGGAATTCACCTTCTGTCCTTCCTAAGTTTCTCCTAACTGCTAGATGGAGCTGCTCACTTTTGCCAAGGTTGCTCATGACATAGGTATTGAACTGAACGGGGACATATTTTGTCACCTCTAAAGGCCCAAAATTGAAGGTCGTGGATGGCCTCATTATCTAGGATATGGATAGGAAACATACCACCTTCTTGACCAAGAAAAAACATAGTTTTAAATGGTTCAAGATGAAGTGGTTCCTGGTTGGCCCCAACAAAGATGATTTAGATACCCTTATTCCGGCAGACTTTCATTTTTGCATGGATTGGAATCCAGTTCTCAGAAATCACAATAGGTGGAGGGAGGAGAGGGCACTGATTGAGGTTGAGAAGAAGATTGTGGATCAACTCATAGAATTTGATCTAGCATGAGATTATACGAATATGGTTCAGATGATGGAAAATAATGTGCCGTGGAGCCTGAGGGGGCCGAGTGAGGTGTTTTATTCCATAGGCACAATTAAGTATATTGAACTTCTCCAAGGTGAATTTTTTATGCTTTGTTTTGATTCTTCTATTTTACGTTCAAGGTCTTTATCATGTCTAACCAGTATGCAGCTGGGGAACCAACCTGCTCGACTCAAAGTGAAGTGCCTCATATACCTTGTTTGTGATGATGTAGGATGAGCTCCCAATGTCTACCAATATGTGGGCCTTTAAGTTCTCGATATGGATTTCAATTACTAGTGTGTGATCATGCGTTATCATAGGGGTACACCTCAATCCACCAAACGAGAAGTCCGATGTCAGTGTACCCGATTTATCATTCCCTCGCCTTTTTTCGGATGTCGAACCTCATCTCACCTTTTTTTGGATATGATCTAGCTTTCCTTGAGTCACTAGCTTTTCCAACTCGGTGATGAGTTGCCTGCAGTCTTCTATGTCGTGTCCTTCACTTTTATTAAACTTGCATAATGCTCCATTGTTGCATGATGGTGATTTCTTCATTTTCAGAGGGCAGGTGATGTGTACCCTATTTTTGTCCACCTAGTAAATGATGTCATCCTAGAGAGCGTTCATAGAGATTGGTGGCCTCTCCTAGGGTATGAGGAAAAATGAAGAGGCAACGATAATTATTACCAGGCCACGATGTTTGAATAGTATTAACTGCCCCTCACACCATCAACACTTGGCAAGTAGAGATTGGATAGTGATCAGCTCAAACAACACTCATTGTGGATAAACGCACCTTAACACAACTATAATCAAGGTATGTAAAAGGACGATCGCGTAGTCGGTAAAAAAACTCATGTGCAGACACTTCGTTTTCTCCAAGATCGATTTACTTTTGAGACGCCAAAATAAAAGGTTCACTCATCCATGGTCATCTCAAATAGGTCCGGGCCCTTTGGCTCGGGCTAGCCACCCAAAAGGTCTGATCCCACAAGATAGTCATAATTACAAAAATCTCAAGTCCTGAACTGGGTGGTGACATCTGATATCAAATGATATGAAATGGACCACGTGGCATGATCATGAGTGCTTACGCGATCACCTACGAGATTTACCCACGTAGCATAATTTGATCGTCGTAACAAATCCCACCTAAAATCATACCGTCACAGCATGTCACCACCAATCCCATCATTAGCAGAACAATCAGTTTGAATGTTACTGATACCTGTTCAATGATAGCACGACTCAGCCTGTCAAGAGGCGACACATGTCATCAAAAACCCTAGGGGTTGTACCACCTTCAGCAATCCAAATACGCTATAAATAAAGACAACCTCCAATGTACATATTCAACCGTTAGCTCATTTCTCAAAACTCCttttcttattattatcctttttacatttttaaaagCTTACATTAATATCAGAGCAAAATCATAGGATCTCGTTTCCCAtttgattagttttttttttgtcatatttcatacttgctcaaagttctgcaagattCAACTACATCAACGTGAACAaataatgatttatttatttatttatatattaaatttatatgaaaaaaattaaaacaatttcTATATACACATATctcttttaaaaaattatacaatgtCACAAGaattaacaaattaattaaattttcatCTAAATGTCACATATtacaatatatattataataaataatacacATTATAATACACAAGACTCAAAATGTAAGATTTTAGATAGAACTGTCAATTAGTTAGGAATTCCCCATCCCCATTGGAGACCGATAGCCGGGGACATGGCAGGTATGGTTTTAAGTGTTCCATCCTCGTCTTTGTTCCCATCCCCATCACCGAATGTCTCTAATGGGGATCCCTGACTAAATGCctaaatatcaaaaatataaactaatatatatatatatatatatatatatatatatatatatatatatatgtgatttAGATAAACTAAAAAGTTTGAGTTGTAACCTGGTTGCtttaattataaggtctctaaattttttcacttttaatggtttagtcattctatcaaatattaacatcaaatgagataaaaatatgtaaataactcTGAGTTAATTTGTTACTGTCTCTCTAATTTCAGTTTAtgcgatttttttttcttttatatttttggatGTGGAaacaatgataaaattttattacttgttttccaAAACTTTATAGCCAGAAGTTTTATTAGAgacattttactttttttatccgtttaattgttttttaacacatttttagacggagatttgatatagggactaaacaatttaaCGGAATCAAAACTGAGGGACCATAATGCACGTACATCTCCCTCTTTGCAGTTAATATTTTGAACTCACCATTGACCCGCCGTCTccctcacaataaaaattaatttttttttattatttttatttttatttactaatggttagaaaccgaaataaaaaattaaccggccgaaataattggttaaccgaatttaatggactagtgtatggttaatgtttttaaaaaaccgattaaatagctaaccgaccgaattaaccttaataGACTGGTTAATCGACTATCTACACCTCTAGTAATATCGAGGGTAAAGAACCAAGAAGCATTTTCCAATTATCCGTTATACAGATATTTTCAgatgtataaatttattatttaagaAAATGAGTAATGGCCTTTCAGTAATAAAGTCAAAAGTAGAAGCGGATTTTGGAAATGAAATTGTTTATAAGTCCGACATGGGTCCAATTCTTCCTTCTGACAGTCGCAGTCATAGGCGACTGTTTACAAACTcttctttttaatctatttaacCATTCACAACCATTTCCCTTCCTCCTGCACAAGCACACAACACAGGCATGGGTTTCATCATCATGGCTTGGATTTCGTCCCTTTCTctcctcatcctcctccttTCTCAGTCCTCCTCCGCCGTCGCCAAGAAAACCTACATAGTCCACATGAAACACCATGCCAAACCCCAATACTTCGCTTCCCACCATGACTGGTACAGCGATAGTCTCCAATCAATTTCCTCCAATGCCGAAGATTCCCTTCTTTACTCTTACACCGCCGCATTTCCTGGCTTTGCTGCCTCACTTGATCCAGAGGAAGCTGAATCTCTCAGAAACTTCCAAGGAGTTCTTGATGTTTATGAAGATACAGTCTACACTCTCCACACCACTCGTACTCCTGAATTTCTCGGCCTCAACGCTGATTTAGGGTTATTTAATGGCCGTCACACTTTAGATATCGACCAAGCATCTCATGATGTAGTTATTGGTGTGCTTGATACCGGAGTCTGGCCGGAATCGAAGAGCTTTGACGACACAGGAATGCCTGAGATCCCTAGTAAATGGAAAGGAGAGTGCGAGTCTGGGCAAGACTTCAGCGCTAAACTCTGTAACAAGAAGTTGATCGGAGCTCGATTTTTTTCAAAAGGCTACCGAATGGCAACCGGCGGTAGTTACTTGAGGAAGGCGAAGGAGATCGAGTCTCCTCGTGACGTAGAAGGTCACGGAACTCACACCGCCAGCACCGCCGCGGGGTCACAAGTCGGAAACGCAAGTTTGCTCGGTTACGCCAGTGGAACTGCCCGGGGTATGGCTACGCACGCGCGTGTTGCCAGTTATAAAGTGTGTTGGAAGACTGGTTGTTTTGGATCCGATATTCTCGCAGGCATGGATCGGGCCATTTCAGATGGTGTCGACGTGCTCTCTCTTTCTCTCGGCGGCGGATCGGGACCGTATTATAGAGATACCATAGCCATTGGAGCTTTTACAGCAATGGAGAGGGGCATTTTCGTCTCTTGCTCAGCCGGTAACAGTGGGCCGTCAAGGGCTACTTTGGCTAATGTGGCTCCGTGGATAATGACAGTTGGCGCTGGAACTTTGGATAGAGATTTCCCAGCTTATGCAGTGTTGGGGAACAAAAACCGTTTCACCGGAGTTTCACTTTACAGCGGAAACGGCATGGGAAATAAAGCAGTGCCTATAGTATACGACAAGGGAAACACCTCGAGCAATTTATGCTTGCCTGGTTCACTCCAACCAGCTATGGTTCGCGGCAAAGTTGTGATATGCGACAGAGGAATCAATGCTCGTGTAGAGAAAGGAGCGGTTGTACGGGACGCCGGTGGAATTGGGATGATATTAGCGAACACAGCCGCCAGTGGTGAGGAATTAGTGGCGGACAGTCACTTGTTACCGGCTGTAGCGGTGGGGAGAAAGGCCGGTGATTTGATTAGAGAGTATGTGAGTAACGATCCAAATCCAACTGCTGTGTTAACTTTCGGCGGCACGGTGTTGAACGTTAGACCCTCGCCGGTGGTTGCAGCGTTCAGTTCAAGAGGTCCTAACATGGTGACGCCACAGATCTTGAAGCCAGATCTGATTGGCCCTGGAGTCAACATCTTAGCTGCCTGGTCAGAGGCTGTTGGACCCACTGGCCTAGAGAGCGACACCAGAAAGACTAAATTCAACATCATGTCTGGTAATTCCCAACGGTCTTATCTTTTTCCCCAAGTTATCAAATTCATTAGGTTTTCAATGCCGAATTTGCTGAACATTTGCTTTTGGTTTAATATAGGATTATACAGCTAAACTTGTTATTTGTTCGTTTGTTATCGTGAAGGCTTGATACATTACCTCAAATTGGTCCAAAAAGTCTTTTGGGCCTTAAAGTAGTGTTTCATGAACTCTCTAAACCCGCTTACATTGGATATTAGTCCTGAACTTACTTGAAATACATATATTTAGTTTATCATGTTGGTTTAAGAGCTAATAATGTTATTAAGTAAGTTTGGATAGCAAGATATTTCTCAAGTT comes from Euphorbia lathyris chromosome 8, ddEupLath1.1, whole genome shotgun sequence and encodes:
- the LOC136202475 gene encoding subtilisin-like protease SBT1.8; translated protein: MGFIIMAWISSLSLLILLLSQSSSAVAKKTYIVHMKHHAKPQYFASHHDWYSDSLQSISSNAEDSLLYSYTAAFPGFAASLDPEEAESLRNFQGVLDVYEDTVYTLHTTRTPEFLGLNADLGLFNGRHTLDIDQASHDVVIGVLDTGVWPESKSFDDTGMPEIPSKWKGECESGQDFSAKLCNKKLIGARFFSKGYRMATGGSYLRKAKEIESPRDVEGHGTHTASTAAGSQVGNASLLGYASGTARGMATHARVASYKVCWKTGCFGSDILAGMDRAISDGVDVLSLSLGGGSGPYYRDTIAIGAFTAMERGIFVSCSAGNSGPSRATLANVAPWIMTVGAGTLDRDFPAYAVLGNKNRFTGVSLYSGNGMGNKAVPIVYDKGNTSSNLCLPGSLQPAMVRGKVVICDRGINARVEKGAVVRDAGGIGMILANTAASGEELVADSHLLPAVAVGRKAGDLIREYVSNDPNPTAVLTFGGTVLNVRPSPVVAAFSSRGPNMVTPQILKPDLIGPGVNILAAWSEAVGPTGLESDTRKTKFNIMSGTSMSCPHISGVAALLKAAHPSWSPSAIKSALMTTAYIVDNTNSPLSDAGSDAAALSNPWAHGSGHVDPQKALSPGLVYDVSTHEYMSFLCSLGYSVEHVELIVKRPNVTCSRKFTDPGHLNYPSFSVMFDRKRVVRYTRELTNVGEAGSVYEVAVTGPSTVGITVKPNRLVFKNVGDKVRYTVTFVSKKGTAQSERYGFGSVVWRNAQHQVKSPVSFAWTQLM